One segment of Candidatus Bathyarchaeota archaeon DNA contains the following:
- a CDS encoding exosome complex exonuclease Rrp41 — protein sequence MSSDEEWRRVDGRRWDELREIRIESGVLPNADGSAYIEMGRNKIIVGVYGPREMHPKHLARPHTGILRCRYHMAPFSTEPRRSPAPSRRDIEITMVMRYALEPAIFLERYPRSTIDVYAEVLQADGGTRCASITAAAVALADAGIPLKDLVAACSAGKYDGRIVLDLNDHEDKYGEADLPLAYMPNLESITLLQMDGLLSTEELDRCVNLAIEGCRRIYEVQREALKRKYEVKKEGEED from the coding sequence TTGAGCTCGGATGAGGAGTGGAGGAGGGTCGACGGGAGGAGATGGGACGAGCTCAGGGAGATCAGGATCGAGAGCGGGGTCCTACCCAACGCGGATGGCTCTGCATATATCGAGATGGGGAGGAATAAGATAATCGTGGGGGTCTACGGCCCTAGGGAGATGCACCCAAAGCATCTGGCCAGGCCCCACACTGGGATCCTTAGATGCAGGTACCACATGGCCCCATTCTCCACCGAGCCGAGGAGGTCCCCAGCCCCCTCGAGGAGGGATATAGAGATAACTATGGTTATGAGATACGCCCTAGAGCCGGCCATATTCCTGGAGAGGTACCCGAGATCGACGATAGACGTCTACGCGGAGGTCCTTCAGGCAGACGGCGGAACCCGCTGCGCCTCCATCACGGCAGCGGCCGTGGCCCTAGCGGATGCTGGCATACCCCTGAAGGACCTCGTCGCGGCCTGCTCTGCGGGTAAATACGATGGGAGGATAGTGCTGGACCTTAACGACCACGAGGATAAGTATGGAGAGGCAGACCTACCCTTAGCGTACATGCCCAACTTGGAAAGCATAACCCTACTCCAGATGGACGGCCTCCTCTCGACGGAGGAGCTGGACCGGTGCGTAAACCTCGCCATAGAGGGGTGCAGGAGGATATATGAGGTTCAGAGGGAGGCCCTGAAGAGGAAATACGAGGTCAAGAAGGAGGGGGAGGAGGATTGA